The Euphorbia lathyris chromosome 8, ddEupLath1.1, whole genome shotgun sequence genome has a window encoding:
- the LOC136202236 gene encoding formin-like protein 17, with amino-acid sequence MQVPRIESKLRVFSFKMQFLTQISDLRRSLNVVNCATEEIRSSEKLKRIMQTILSLGNALNQGTARGAAIGFRLDSLLKLTDTRARNNKMTLMHYLCKVQIVT; translated from the exons ATGCAAGTACCAAGAATAGAATCTAAACTTAGAGTCTTCTCATTCAAGATGCAGTTTCTTACTCAG ATCTCTGACCTTAGAAGAAGTCTGAATGTGGTGAACTGTGCAACAGAAGAG ATAAGGAGTTCCGAGAAGTTGAAAAGAATCATGCAGACTATTCTTTCACTCGGAAACGCTTTAAATCAAGGAACTGCTAGGG gcgCTGCTATTGGATTCAGGTTGGACAGCCTTCTGAAACTAACTGATACACGGGCAAGGAACAACAAGATGACTCTCATGCATTATCTTTGTAAGGTACAAATTGTTACTTGA